A genomic stretch from Candidatus Brocadiia bacterium includes:
- a CDS encoding serine protease has protein sequence MKRWLIMILAIVLTGGCALVVLVAAPALGLRDRDGAEVALIIDLSRQPPQDPNPYITEYERMLWPTVRIKTGNSTGSGVIIQSNESKKSMESKGSVENDSCDSLDSKDSINYWVLTAAHVVGNSSNVTVEFFYPDSVEINALVVITDTTKDLALIRIRPNLLPPQVYSATLAPKSYQPYLFRPVYTIGCSLGLPPRPSQGIISVIEDAYWEVSSPILPGNSGGPVYDSKTFEVIGIAVWVRIYKDQLITTMAGIVPIGEIYEFLKATDYTD, from the coding sequence ATGAAAAGATGGCTTATAATGATTTTGGCAATAGTCCTTACAGGAGGCTGCGCTTTAGTGGTCCTGGTGGCGGCCCCGGCATTAGGTCTGCGTGACCGTGATGGTGCCGAGGTGGCTCTTATAATTGATTTGAGCCGGCAACCGCCCCAGGACCCTAACCCTTATATAACCGAATACGAACGGATGCTTTGGCCGACAGTCAGGATTAAGACGGGTAACTCCACCGGCTCCGGGGTTATTATCCAGTCTAATGAGTCTAAAAAGTCTATGGAGTCTAAAGGGTCCGTGGAAAATGACTCTTGCGACTCTTTAGACTCTAAAGACTCTATAAACTACTGGGTTTTGACCGCGGCTCACGTGGTGGGGAACAGCTCCAATGTAACAGTTGAATTCTTTTATCCTGACTCTGTAGAAATCAACGCCTTGGTGGTGATAACAGACACCACCAAGGACCTTGCCCTCATAAGGATACGGCCGAACCTTCTCCCTCCACAAGTCTATTCGGCAACCCTGGCCCCAAAGAGCTACCAGCCGTACCTTTTCAGGCCTGTCTATACCATCGGTTGCTCTCTGGGGCTTCCTCCCCGGCCGTCACAGGGAATCATCAGCGTTATTGAGGATGCTTACTGGGAAGTGTCCAGCCCTATATTACCCGGTAATTCCGGCGGACCGGTTTACGATAGTAAAACCTTTGAGGTTATCGGGATTGCCGTCTGGGTCAGGATTTATAAAGACCAACTTATAACTACTATGGCAGGAATAGTTCCTATAGGAGAAATATATGAGTTTCTTAAAGCCACAGATTACACGGATTAA